One Algibacter sp. L3A6 genomic region harbors:
- a CDS encoding T9SS type B sorting domain-containing protein, with product MKIKLLSLSILMSLAFQLDLFAQNPTDCSDAVIVCGNSNINLNVNGIGKQELGFGQNCSSQENNSVWLKVTPVTDGTLGFTLKPSSSSINEDYDFFVFGPNADCNNLGLAIRCSTTNPSSSGASNNHTGMNSSANDTSEGPGANGNSFVSWLNVSAGDTYFIVIDRPIGNSAFNLEWTGTAEFSDPPTDASITSSTSKNLENCDVTIPYNDGFTVFNLEENTPIITGSQTDAAITYHASESDAIIGINPISSPYTNIANPQTIYARITNNSTGCFEISEFNLIVNTGPDFLQPVDYELCDNMDDGNDKNGRTTFTLSSKNSEILDGQDPNDLNITYYESSADAESKNNPHPDLYYNTTAFSEVVFVRIEDKINPLCRSITSFNLVTNPNPEAFDTTLLQCDEDDISDGFTNFNLTEAEANLTGKTPDRSVRYFTDNARTIEVNGDAFLNSQNPQIIYTEVTNELTGCFSFSELTLAVSTTNSNNPTLALCDNDGIEDGLETFNLNDADSQIVNGLPVGLNIYYYETYDDALLETNELNSNYTNTTPYNQTIFARVENANDCYGISEVELTVAKLPEIDSDATLYYCLNTYPELIELNAGIVNDSPSNYSYSWSTGATTYAINVNEPGIYMVTATNTTGCSKTKTITVEESGIAEINDIKVDDVSNNNTITVLTSGEGVYEYRLINSNNVVVAPYQSEILFENVRPGDYTVSVKDTKNDCGVINKKVYVIGFPKFFTPNNDGFHDTWQVYGISSSNQPNSEITIYNRFGKLIKTLKATEDGWNGLFNGEKLPSDDYWFSIKLEDGRIFKDHFTLKY from the coding sequence TGGTACACTTGGTTTTACACTTAAACCATCTAGTAGTTCAATAAACGAAGATTACGATTTTTTTGTTTTTGGTCCAAATGCCGATTGTAATAATTTGGGTTTAGCAATTAGATGCTCTACCACCAACCCGTCTTCTTCTGGAGCCAGCAATAATCATACAGGCATGAATAGCTCAGCCAATGATACATCTGAAGGTCCAGGCGCAAACGGTAACAGTTTTGTAAGCTGGCTGAATGTATCAGCCGGAGACACCTATTTTATTGTTATAGATAGACCTATAGGAAACAGTGCTTTTAATTTAGAATGGACAGGAACTGCTGAGTTTTCAGACCCTCCAACAGATGCTTCTATAACAAGTTCTACCTCAAAGAACCTAGAAAATTGCGATGTTACTATACCTTATAATGACGGCTTTACAGTTTTCAATTTAGAAGAAAACACGCCTATAATTACTGGTAGTCAAACCGATGCCGCAATTACTTATCACGCCTCAGAAAGTGATGCGATAATAGGTATTAACCCAATTAGTTCGCCATATACCAACATTGCCAATCCGCAAACCATATATGCTAGAATCACAAACAACTCGACGGGCTGTTTCGAAATATCAGAATTTAATCTTATTGTAAACACAGGTCCTGATTTTTTACAACCTGTAGATTATGAACTTTGTGATAATATGGATGATGGTAATGATAAAAACGGACGCACCACTTTCACCTTATCTTCAAAAAATAGCGAAATATTAGATGGACAAGATCCAAATGATTTGAATATTACTTATTATGAATCTTCAGCGGATGCTGAATCAAAAAATAATCCACATCCTGATTTATACTATAACACTACTGCTTTTAGCGAAGTTGTATTTGTTCGTATTGAAGATAAAATAAATCCTTTATGTAGAAGTATAACGTCTTTCAATTTAGTTACGAATCCTAATCCGGAAGCGTTTGACACTACTTTGCTTCAATGTGATGAAGATGATATAAGTGATGGTTTTACAAATTTTAATTTAACTGAAGCCGAAGCTAACTTAACTGGTAAAACGCCAGATAGATCGGTACGTTATTTTACTGATAATGCCAGAACGATAGAAGTGAACGGTGATGCTTTTTTAAACAGCCAAAATCCACAAATTATTTATACTGAAGTCACTAATGAGCTAACCGGATGCTTTAGTTTTTCGGAATTAACATTAGCAGTAAGCACAACAAACTCAAACAATCCAACACTTGCTTTATGCGATAATGATGGCATAGAAGACGGCTTAGAAACCTTCAATTTAAACGATGCCGATAGCCAAATTGTTAACGGGCTTCCTGTTGGCTTAAATATCTATTATTATGAAACTTACGATGATGCGTTGCTAGAAACAAATGAATTAAACTCAAACTACACCAATACAACACCTTATAACCAAACTATTTTTGCAAGAGTTGAAAATGCCAATGATTGTTATGGTATTAGCGAGGTTGAACTTACAGTTGCTAAATTACCCGAAATAGATTCGGATGCTACTTTATACTATTGCTTAAACACCTATCCGGAACTTATAGAGCTTAATGCAGGTATAGTAAACGACTCACCAAGTAATTACAGCTATAGTTGGTCCACCGGAGCAACTACCTATGCCATAAACGTAAACGAACCGGGTATCTACATGGTTACAGCAACAAACACAACGGGTTGTTCCAAAACAAAAACAATTACAGTTGAAGAGTCTGGTATTGCAGAAATTAACGATATAAAAGTAGACGATGTCTCTAACAATAACACCATTACTGTATTAACTTCTGGTGAAGGTGTTTATGAGTATCGATTAATTAATAGCAATAACGTGGTGGTTGCACCATACCAAAGTGAGATTTTATTTGAGAACGTCCGCCCTGGAGATTATACCGTATCTGTTAAAGACACTAAAAACGATTGCGGTGTTATAAATAAAAAAGTATACGTTATTGGGTTTCCTAAATTTTTCACACCAAACAATGATGGCTTTCATGATACCTGGCAAGTTTACGGCATTTCGAGCTCAAACCAACCAAACTCAGAAATAACCATTTACAACCGCTTTGGTAAGTTAATTAAGACATTAAAAGCTACTGAAGATGGTTGGAACGGATTATTTAATGGTGAGAAATTACCAAGCGATGATTATTGGTTTTCAATTAAACTTGAAGATGGCAGAATATTTAAAGATCATTTTACGTTAAAGTATTAA
- a CDS encoding T9SS type B sorting domain-containing protein, producing MRFFYSLLIALLCCSQFTNAQKISVDSSVPVQSLVEDNLVDGCVDISNVESAINGTPHGFNSYGYFERASSNFPFASGIMLSTGAANSGGNSLITPTLSEGSSVWGTDPDLETALGTTNTLNATSIEFDIVSISGQFQFNYLFASEDYDGINPCQVSDGFVFLIKETGSTAPYQNIALLPGTTTPVNTRTVHPNLLPACAAENEQYFAGYNIGDTNYIGRTTVLTAATTITPYVSYHVKLVIADQTDGTYDSAVFIEGDSFKILDLGEDITSCESSALLDGDINNSFASYKWFKDNVEIIGAITPTYTAIESGTYRIEVSVSLNGNTCIEKDEVVVVLNTEEQITPITDYQLCDDTSGDEIEIFDLSTKTAELVANIPFTNYTFSYHYNETEARTNVNRILTPIPNAASNPQNIFVRIEDSDSGCFAYTNFDLIVNPLPVINTPSVLEICDTDNLPDGYAIIDLTQKDSEISAGDSMLIVTYHYSQADANTGANPIPTPYQNLNTPNERVYVRILNPAIGCISQTQLDIEITISPIVNRDTQYLDACDSDQDGSANFDLTQAIDDIIGGLTGVTATFHESIDDAQTGTNPIANETNYQYTNAAGEPGFRILYVRIVDDSTGCPTIVPLEVHTNLLLTGTDTGFFALCDTNEDPDDLLQFNLNSVETFIANELPNPISVNFFEDESDRDANINMLDKSILYTAENPTTLFIRIEDTDSGCSELSDITLVINPVLLFNPAVPLPYCDSDDDGFVSIDLHSLDSTVLNGNPDFEVTYFGELTDAENNTNQLPPFYTNTNSLETIYARIQHVATGCATINPFEIQILLAPAATTPSDFVVCDNDDDGFSIINLEDKNSEIVADPSVNVFSYYTNVDDANNFINPIATPTDYNANTQTIYVRVESSANTSGCYNIVEQQIIVNTLPNPPVITNYQICEVDGDRTADFLLSEKDTEILNGQTGKEVYYFEDAALTMPIDKTNIYNNTTPSQTIYVRVENITDANCFAETSFTIQVAPDPIYNTPAQYLICDDISNDEIAVFDLDTKTQEITNGSPDDLNISYHTTQLDAQDNTNPIAGSSYTNVVNPQTLFVRIESDDSLCYVVETLSLNIISAPDISQVTGPLISCDADYDGITNFNLEDADFEIYDRIQSNIAINYFENLDDISDDGFDNTNEIATPTAFNSPAQTVYIKVTNTLTGCFSVIPQELEVNLPPETLTVGTIAICDNDTDTYDLSQVDLRLVDDTSAVTISYHETEMQAENNTDPLDPMYNYTNLNQTFYARVTDIANTCHIVTSFNLRVYINPRASSTPADLTECDDDDDGFLEFDLTNANTIILGGLNPNTHSITYYNNVTDADEKINPLSNLYVAENGETIYARLESTATTCYDITQFNTYVNALPIIDLEEIIPICNDMPITVSAETGVAGDTYLWSTGATTPEITIQPENPGNYSVTVTRTYSTTNSCSTSADFEVVLSDAAIIDIAPPTTNFTDPNSIIVNIRSGGTGDYVYILDDGEPQTSNIFTNVPYGEHLVTVRDLNGCMDETRPVFIFDIPKYFTPNNDLFNDTWHVVGAAQLPGTVVYIYNRYGKLLKTLTHDSDGWDGTFNGQHLPADDYWYLAQIIQDGNAFDLRGHFALKR from the coding sequence ATGAGATTTTTCTATTCACTCTTAATTGCTCTCTTATGTTGTAGCCAATTTACTAATGCACAAAAAATATCGGTAGATAGTAGTGTACCTGTACAATCTTTAGTTGAAGATAACCTTGTAGATGGTTGTGTAGATATTTCTAATGTTGAATCGGCCATAAATGGAACACCACATGGTTTTAATAGTTATGGTTATTTTGAACGTGCGAGTTCTAATTTTCCTTTTGCAAGTGGTATCATGCTTTCTACAGGAGCTGCAAATTCTGGAGGAAATTCCCTTATTACGCCTACATTAAGCGAAGGATCTTCCGTTTGGGGAACAGATCCCGATTTAGAAACCGCTCTTGGTACAACCAATACCTTAAATGCAACTTCAATAGAGTTCGATATTGTTTCAATTTCAGGACAATTTCAATTTAATTATTTATTTGCTTCCGAAGATTACGATGGTATTAATCCTTGTCAAGTTTCCGATGGTTTCGTATTTCTTATAAAAGAAACAGGAAGCACTGCACCTTATCAAAACATAGCTCTTCTCCCAGGCACAACAACACCGGTAAATACTAGAACAGTTCATCCTAACTTATTACCTGCATGTGCTGCCGAAAACGAGCAATATTTTGCAGGATATAATATTGGAGACACCAACTACATTGGTAGAACTACCGTATTAACAGCGGCCACAACCATTACGCCTTATGTATCTTATCACGTAAAGCTAGTTATTGCAGATCAAACTGATGGAACTTACGATTCTGCTGTTTTTATAGAAGGTGATAGTTTTAAAATATTAGATTTAGGTGAAGATATTACCAGCTGCGAAAGTTCTGCGCTTTTAGATGGAGATATCAATAACAGCTTTGCATCTTACAAATGGTTTAAAGATAACGTTGAAATTATAGGAGCTATTACTCCAACATACACAGCTATTGAAAGTGGAACGTATAGAATTGAAGTAAGCGTTTCATTAAATGGAAATACTTGTATAGAAAAAGATGAAGTTGTTGTGGTACTAAATACCGAAGAACAAATTACACCAATTACAGATTATCAATTATGTGATGACACCAGTGGTGATGAAATTGAAATTTTCGATTTATCTACAAAAACCGCCGAGTTAGTTGCCAATATTCCGTTTACAAACTACACCTTTTCGTATCACTACAACGAAACAGAAGCACGTACAAACGTAAACAGAATATTAACACCAATACCCAATGCGGCATCTAACCCTCAAAATATTTTTGTTCGTATTGAAGATTCAGATTCTGGTTGTTTCGCATATACTAATTTCGACTTAATTGTTAATCCGTTACCAGTTATAAACACTCCTTCTGTATTAGAAATTTGTGACACCGATAATTTACCTGATGGTTATGCCATAATAGATTTAACTCAAAAAGACTCCGAAATTAGTGCTGGAGACAGTATGCTTATAGTAACTTATCACTATAGCCAAGCTGATGCCAATACAGGCGCTAACCCAATACCAACACCATACCAAAACCTGAATACGCCAAACGAGCGTGTTTATGTTAGAATACTTAACCCTGCAATTGGTTGTATAAGCCAAACTCAACTCGATATAGAGATTACTATTAGCCCTATTGTTAATCGAGATACCCAATATTTGGATGCCTGTGATAGCGATCAAGATGGATCAGCTAATTTCGATTTAACACAAGCAATAGACGATATTATTGGAGGCTTAACAGGTGTAACAGCTACTTTTCACGAAAGCATAGATGATGCACAAACAGGTACTAACCCAATTGCAAACGAAACCAATTACCAATACACCAATGCTGCAGGAGAACCAGGATTCCGTATTCTTTATGTACGTATTGTGGACGATTCTACTGGTTGCCCTACCATTGTGCCTTTAGAAGTTCACACGAACTTACTTTTAACGGGCACAGACACTGGTTTTTTTGCTCTTTGTGATACCAATGAAGATCCAGACGATTTACTTCAATTTAATTTAAACTCTGTTGAAACTTTTATTGCTAACGAGTTACCAAATCCTATTAGTGTAAACTTTTTCGAAGATGAATCAGACCGAGATGCGAACATAAACATGCTCGATAAATCTATTTTATATACAGCAGAAAACCCAACGACGTTATTTATTAGGATAGAAGATACAGATAGCGGATGTTCCGAATTATCAGATATTACACTTGTCATTAATCCAGTATTATTATTCAATCCTGCCGTACCACTTCCCTATTGTGATTCTGATGATGATGGTTTTGTTAGCATTGATTTACACTCATTAGACAGTACAGTATTAAACGGTAATCCAGATTTTGAAGTTACTTATTTCGGAGAACTTACCGATGCAGAAAATAACACCAATCAGTTACCGCCTTTCTATACTAACACCAATAGCTTAGAAACTATTTATGCGCGTATACAACATGTTGCAACAGGTTGCGCAACTATTAATCCTTTTGAAATTCAAATTCTTTTAGCTCCTGCCGCTACAACTCCTTCAGATTTTGTGGTATGTGATAATGATGACGATGGATTCTCTATTATTAATTTAGAAGATAAGAATTCCGAAATTGTAGCTGATCCTTCCGTTAATGTATTTAGTTATTACACCAATGTTGACGATGCTAATAACTTTATAAACCCAATAGCTACACCTACAGATTACAATGCTAATACGCAAACCATATATGTAAGAGTAGAAAGTAGCGCTAATACGTCGGGTTGTTACAATATAGTTGAACAGCAAATTATTGTAAATACGCTACCTAATCCTCCTGTTATTACAAACTATCAAATATGTGAAGTTGATGGAGATAGAACCGCAGATTTTTTATTATCGGAAAAAGATACTGAAATTTTAAATGGCCAAACAGGTAAAGAGGTTTACTATTTTGAAGATGCAGCACTTACAATGCCAATCGACAAGACCAATATTTACAACAACACAACACCTAGCCAAACCATATATGTACGTGTTGAAAACATTACGGACGCTAACTGTTTTGCTGAAACCTCGTTCACTATACAAGTAGCTCCAGACCCTATTTACAATACGCCAGCGCAATATTTAATTTGTGATGATATTAGTAATGATGAAATAGCTGTTTTTGACTTAGATACAAAAACACAAGAAATTACAAACGGATCTCCCGATGATTTAAATATTTCTTATCACACAACGCAATTAGATGCGCAAGATAATACAAACCCTATTGCAGGTTCTAGTTACACCAATGTTGTAAACCCACAAACTTTATTTGTACGTATTGAAAGTGATGATTCTTTATGTTATGTAGTTGAAACGTTGAGTTTAAACATTATTTCGGCTCCAGATATATCACAAGTTACAGGTCCGTTAATTAGTTGTGACGCAGATTATGATGGTATTACAAATTTTAATCTAGAGGATGCTGATTTTGAAATATACGATAGAATTCAATCTAACATAGCTATCAATTACTTTGAAAATCTAGATGATATTAGTGATGATGGTTTCGATAATACCAATGAAATTGCAACCCCAACCGCTTTCAATTCTCCAGCACAAACAGTATATATAAAAGTAACCAATACACTAACGGGATGTTTTAGTGTTATACCACAAGAATTAGAGGTTAACTTACCACCAGAAACCTTAACGGTTGGTACTATCGCCATTTGTGATAATGATACTGATACTTATGATTTATCTCAAGTAGACCTTCGCTTAGTTGATGATACTAGTGCTGTAACCATTTCTTACCATGAAACAGAAATGCAAGCCGAGAACAACACGGATCCGCTAGACCCAATGTATAATTACACCAATCTAAATCAAACCTTTTATGCTAGAGTAACAGATATTGCTAATACCTGCCACATTGTGACTTCGTTTAACTTAAGAGTTTACATTAACCCGCGTGCTTCTAGTACTCCTGCAGACTTAACAGAATGTGATGACGACGATGATGGTTTTTTAGAGTTCGATTTAACCAATGCCAACACCATTATTCTTGGAGGTTTAAACCCAAATACACACAGTATTACTTATTACAATAACGTTACCGATGCGGATGAAAAAATAAATCCGTTAAGTAATCTATACGTCGCTGAAAATGGAGAAACTATTTATGCTAGATTAGAGTCTACCGCTACAACATGTTACGATATTACCCAGTTTAACACCTACGTAAACGCTTTACCAATTATTGATTTAGAAGAAATAATACCAATTTGTAATGATATGCCTATTACTGTTAGCGCAGAAACAGGTGTAGCTGGCGACACCTATTTATGGTCTACCGGAGCAACAACTCCAGAAATCACAATTCAACCAGAAAACCCAGGAAATTATAGTGTTACAGTAACTAGAACTTATTCTACAACGAATTCTTGTTCGACTTCGGCCGATTTTGAGGTTGTTCTATCTGATGCTGCAATAATAGATATTGCTCCTCCAACAACAAACTTTACCGATCCAAACAGTATTATAGTAAATATTCGGTCGGGCGGAACAGGAGATTATGTTTATATCTTAGATGATGGAGAACCACAAACTTCTAATATTTTTACAAATGTTCCTTATGGAGAACATTTGGTAACTGTTAGAGATTTAAATGGCTGTATGGACGAAACCCGTCCTGTGTTTATATTTGATATCCCGAAGTACTTTACGCCTAACAACGACTTGTTTAACGACACTT